AAATCCCGAACCGGTGAACCTTTTTCCACAAGGGGAGTTTCGGGAGTTTTGGAGCTCACCTTTTGGGGCGGAGTGTTGCGAGGCGGAGTTGGAAGCAATGGGGCTTGGGGTCGGGGTGTATGTTTTGCACTGCCTCTCATGTGATCTTCAATCATGTGAGTGGTGAGGGAGGGAGGACGGAGGGAGGACGGAGGGATGGAGGACGGATGGAGGACGGAGCATGGAGGAAGGAGGACGGAGGAAGGAGGAAGGAGGACGGAGGAAGGAGGAAGGACCATGGAGCATGGAGCATGGAGCAGTGTGTGCTGTACTACAAATGGGAGTGTACTGTCGTACTACTAAAaggagtacagtagctacaatgGATGGAACATACTACAGAACATAGATTGAACCATACCATACCAAcgtacgtacagtacaccaCTACAATGTAGCTCACTTCTCCGACGCCAAGACTATATCGCCCAGACAAGTGCTGATAAGCGAGCATGAGGACAAGGAAATGGGTCCTTGTAGTGTATACTGAATATAGCGGACTTTTATTTTTGCCCCTGCTTTTGGTCGATGTGGAATTGGTGGGTTGAATGGCATTGGTCGCTGCGTTGGCCATCGGATTTCGGCGTTAGGTATAGTATGACCAagtctatatatatatatctagAGTATATATtacactacttgtagatactctactgtgctgtacttgtaaaagTTATATATAGTCAGAGTAAAATCTGTTTCATGAAAATATCTGTTCCAAAAAAGTTTCACTCATGAGCTCATGAGCTCATCCACTGCTCAACAAATGTCTGCTTCGCCATCGCCAGGAGAATGTAGGTTGCAGGTGGCCAATATGATTATCCGACTCATGCAGGGCTTGTTTATTGGAGCTTTTATTGgttactgtatgtactgttttgtacttgtatttggtGTCTTGTTGCTGCGagttttttgtttcttttgttctgttttgttttgttttgttctgttttgttttgttctGTTTTATTCTCTTTTTATTCTCTGATACATTTTTATTCATTTTACTCAGTTTATTCACTTTACTCTGTTTATTCACTTTACTGTTTATTCATTTTACTCTGTATATTCATTTTATAATTTGGACCACAGAAGTGGTAGAGTGGTAAAGCAAATATAAAACAACACTATACGCCCCAAAACACGGGCTCTCTTCTGGTACCAAGCATTCCCCCATACTTTGAACATGTTGCCCTTTCGCCAGTGATCTCAACTTCTGGTAGACGGCTAGACCGGCGGCTAAATAAAAGATGCTCGAGAGCTAATATTTAGACGAGCCACCAAGATGTATTTCTGGAGACAATGGGGTTGGATCGTGGCACGTAAAAGTACATAACTCGGTTCTTTTACTCTCCAGCATCAGATTCATCTTTCTACAAACTCGCTGGCACCAATAATGACCATTCTAGATAGACCCCAAATTACCCCTTCCATTTCTCCAACTAACTTAAACCCCCCTCCTCTAAATAGTGAGCATATTTCTTCATCATAACAAACACAATCCAAGACTTCGCTATCACGCTACAGTACCACCCTACACCGCTACAATGGACTGGAAACTgcagatccagcagctcgcGAGCCGACTAGTCAAGTGGGTGACCAACACCCAGCCCGTGATTCCCAAAAACGTTACCCAAAGAACCATAGATACCCAAACCGATACCAACACGCCCACCACTACCAATGCTTCTGAGACCAACATACCAAATGCTCCCGAGGCGGCCGAGGACGAAACCGAGTCCAGACCCCAGTCGTATGGTTCTGTGTCAACCCAAGACTCGTATCCAGTGATTCCGCTCGTGCGACACTCGACTACAAGAGAACATGTTGTTTCACGAGTGGTTTTGGTCGGCGCAGAGGAGTTGTTTGATGAGGGGGTTGAGAGAGTTGTGTGAGGTGTCAAGTGTCAAGTGCGAGGCACATGTGGATGATTATTGCCACTCTGTCCACTTTCCAGACTCACACTCAGTCCCTGACTGGCTCTTTTGATCTGGCTCCCGACCAAACTGGAACAGTGAAGTATCAACATGTCACTAAAAGCTGTTCGAATGATAGTTGATGGCCACGAAAAAGCCTCTGATACCTATATATGCCCCAATTTCAGTTAACAAATGAGTTCTAGCAGCCCCTATACATCTCATCGTCCCCACCAAATACGTCTCATCGTAACGTAGCCCCAAAAACATCACCTAAATCACTTAATATAGATGCCATATACTTGAAAAATATCCTACTTCATCCCCAACCCTCCACTAACAACTACCTCATGACAATTAAGCCAATTAATCACTATCATCACTACACCGCCCACAATACCCCGTCCCAGATGTCCTCAACAAACTCTTAATAACCTCCTCAGTCACTTCAACTAATCTCCCAACTACCCTGAGTTACCCTACCTATTATTAGACACATGTCTCATGCACGtcttttccacctccaaagctgccatcaccacttttacatcaccaccatggaGCCCCAAACGACCGCCAAGGTGGTGCTGACGACCACTAAAGGCCCCATTGAGGCGGAATTATTTGCCAAAGAGGTGCCGCTGGCATGTACACGCTTCCTGCAGCTCTGCAAGTCCGGATACTACGACTCAAAGCCGTTCTACCGAGTGCTGCCGGGAGAACTGATCCAATGTGGCCAACAGGAGGCTGgaaacaacacaaacagctaCCCTAAGCTTAAAGACGAACCACATACCCGAATCAAACTCAAACGAGGCTACTTGGCCATGGCTAGCGAATACACCGAGAACAACCGACGGGTCCCCAATTCTGCCACCACGGAGTTCTTTATTGCTCTCAAAGAAATCCCCTTCAGCGGAACTGTGATTGGAAAAATCACCGGAGACACTATTTACAACGCCCAAGATATCGCTCGAGGAGAATTGACCGAAGATGGATACCCGATGTACGTTCAAACGGTGCAGAACGTGGAGATAGTGCTGGGAGGAGGGCTGGTGcaagagacacaaaagGCGGGCGCCGACGCGGGCGCCGACGCGGACTCACGTGAAAACAAGTCTGGTTCACGTGATAAACCGAAGAAGCCAAAACGAAAGCTTCAGGTGAACcatgacgatgacgacgatgaggagcCTGTTTTTACGAAAAAGAGTGTCTCCAAGCTGGTTGaagacaagttcaagaaggacaacaCCAACGTCGCAAAGAAGCCCAAGGTGGAGGCGTCCGCGGAACAACCGGAACCTGCTGCCGTTCAAGCAACCACCACCCATCACGTGCAAGATGCAGAAGACATGACCACAGAAGTTGACACTGTTGTTTCAGAACGGCTGGAAAAGTTCAGAAACATGTCACGTACTAAGCCAGACACAAAGCCCAAGTCCATGTTAATTTCCCAAGAAGACAGAATCAGACGACGACTAGGACTAGGTCCCGATGAAGATATTCCTTCGGATGCCTCGGACCCTTCGTcagatgaagatgacgatTTTGACATTTTCAAACACAAATTCATTTGTCCagaggacgacaaggccgaggaCTCGTTGATTACTTTGGGAGCATGACCGTGAACTTGACCCATTCGTAcatattatatatttattttaaaGAAGGGATGTAGAATGTGAGCGCACAGTCAGTCTGTCATTCGGCTCACAACACTTTTTCATCAATCTAATCAACAGCCAAACTACTCGGGCCTGGTCCGTCTCTTTCCTATTATACTATACAAATCTGTTTGTACATACGTACCGTCTTGTATGCCTCCTTGCATCTCTCTatcttcttcctcatcaccacaaacactACTCTAACGTAGTTTTACCTTGTGGTGATATCTGAATGAGGGGGAGGGAAAGGGGGGAGAGTCTAACCACGACTCTAAAAGATGTCACAAGAGTAGAGATAATAGAGACCCTACCCAACTTTATCAGTAGTTCAGTCCACCCACCCATTCAatttgctgctgctcatgAGCGACAGTTTTAGTATGGCGCCCCAGCATCCTCCCTCGTGCTAAGCACTCGTTCGGTTACTTGGCTTCACTGGCCCATCCAACAATATCAATACCACTCCTGCCACACTTTCGATCCACCTTGATATCAGACAGACCACTGGCATCGTCCAAATACCGATGATTGCTCATGCCGCCCGCATCGGCTCGCTGTTGGGGATCCATCTGCAGCATTGGCAGCAGAAAGCTGGCCAGCAacttggcctcctccttgctATGGTTGTATTTCTCATGCAGAACTGCCTCCAGTGGCCAGTCCTTCAGCTTGGagatcttcttgagctcgcccttgtcgttgaagtACTCTGACGTCCATTTGCCGGTCTGCAGCACGCTGGTAGGGATCTTGCCGAGCAACTCGATGATCTGCGCAATGTggtcgtcgtccttggagtACTTGGAGCCGGTCTGGGGCTCGAACAAATAGTCGCCGGTCAATAGCTCAAACACCAAACACGACATGGACCAGATATCGCTGCTGGCGCCCCAGAACGAGCCCAGCAGCACCTCGGGTGACCGGTACTGTCGCGTCTGGATGTCGTTGGTGAAGTGATGCTCGACCCAGCACGCGTTGCCGAGATCGACGATTTTGACGCTGAtgagctcctcggccaGCGCGGTTCTCGGCTTGGTGGGCGATACCGATGTGGGGCTCTTGGACAGCTGGTTGCTGGTCTTTTTCTCGTGGTCGTCGTCGAGTcgaacctcctccaccatcttGGTCATGGTGAGAtcgttgaagaaggacgcGTTGGAGCGCAGAGGAGAAGGGAGTGGCTGGGAGCCGGTGATGAGAGATTGTCGTCGCGATCTACGACCGGTTCTGGACCCGGGTTTGGTCTTTTTCGTCTCGACCGCCGCGcgatcctcctcctcggccagcttaagcatcttctccacgtcGCCAATCTCAATGAGCACGTTTTCAGGTTTGAGGTCGGTGTGCACAATGCCGCATTCGCGGTGCAGGTAGTCCAGGCCCAGCAACACCTGCTTTGTGATCTGCTTGACGAGCTTGACGGGGATGCCGGCAAACTGGTGTCGTCGAATGAGACCCAGCAGATTTTCGCCCAGCACCTCAAACACCATGCAGTAGTGTGTGCCGTTGGGGCCCACGTGCTTGAAGCTGTCGTACAGGCCCACGACATGGGCCTTGCCTGGATGGTCGGGGTTCTTGCTGCTCACCCGCTCCAGCATTTTGATTTCGTCAATGGCCGTCTCTGTGTAGTGGGAAGCCGACCGCACCACCTTCATGGCCACGTGGCGGTCGTTGTTCTGCGTATCCCGCG
The Yarrowia lipolytica chromosome 1A, complete sequence genome window above contains:
- a CDS encoding uncharacterized protein (Compare to YALI0A18546g, no similarity), producing MDWKLQIQQLASRLVKWVTNTQPVIPKNVTQRTIDTQTDTNTPTTTNASETNIPNAPEAAEDETESRPQSYGSVSTQDSYPVIPLVRHSTTREHVVSRVVLVGAEELFDEGVERVV
- a CDS encoding uncharacterized protein (Compare to YALI0A18568g, similar to Saccharomyces cerevisiae CWC27 (YPL064C); ancestral locus Anc_8.528, weakly similar to uniprot|Q02770 Saccharomyces cerevisiae YPL064c CWC27 putative peptidyl-prolyl cis- trans isomerase) encodes the protein MSHARLFHLQSCHHHFYITTMEPQTTAKVVLTTTKGPIEAELFAKEVPLACTRFLQLCKSGYYDSKPFYRVLPGELIQCGQQEAGNNTNSYPKLKDEPHTRIKLKRGYLAMASEYTENNRRVPNSATTEFFIALKEIPFSGTVIGKITGDTIYNAQDIARGELTEDGYPMYVQTVQNVEIVLGGGLVQETQKAGADAGADADSRENKSGSRDKPKKPKRKLQVNHDDDDDEEPVFTKKSVSKLVEDKFKKDNTNVAKKPKVEASAEQPEPAAVQATTTHHVQDAEDMTTEVDTVVSERLEKFRNMSRTKPDTKPKSMLISQEDRIRRRLGLGPDEDIPSDASDPSSDEDDDFDIFKHKFICPEDDKAEDSLITLGA
- a CDS encoding uncharacterized protein (Compare to YALI0A18590g, similar to uniprot|Q7S3A6 Neurospora crassa probable dis1-suppressing protein kinase dsk1); this encodes MSKLTVNTDLSDSEDEVLQKNEESLDDYCPGGYHPVKIGEKFANGRYVIVRKLGWGHFSTVWLARDTQNNDRHVAMKVVRSASHYTETAIDEIKMLERVSSKNPDHPGKAHVVGLYDSFKHVGPNGTHYCMVFEVLGENLLGLIRRHQFAGIPVKLVKQITKQVLLGLDYLHRECGIVHTDLKPENVLIEIGDVEKMLKLAEEEDRAAVETKKTKPGSRTGRRSRRQSLITGSQPLPSPLRSNASFFNDLTMTKMVEEVRLDDDHEKKTSNQLSKSPTSVSPTKPRTALAEELISVKIVDLGNACWVEHHFTNDIQTRQYRSPEVLLGSFWGASSDIWSMSCLVFELLTGDYLFEPQTGSKYSKDDDHIAQIIELLGKIPTSVLQTGKWTSEYFNDKGELKKISKLKDWPLEAVLHEKYNHSKEEAKLLASFLLPMLQMDPQQRADAGGMSNHRYLDDASGLSDIKVDRKCGRSGIDIVGWASEAK